A single region of the Micropterus dolomieu isolate WLL.071019.BEF.003 ecotype Adirondacks linkage group LG02, ASM2129224v1, whole genome shotgun sequence genome encodes:
- the LOC123958331 gene encoding uncharacterized protein LOC123958331 has product MKSRKQRSVKAGSSKRKAPSDVSPSTSLPPLVEGQLRCFLRVTISRVLWTVHKPPSATFIRLRWWGESSNGTHFFPRDGSQASQMTLKTTARFPIRCGPKQFTSYLTDMGSLVVEVLTKPDHLPIARAQVAGISRLSLSHPISGFYTLVSPTSEKLGELQVSLNLEPLTEAYDSSSSGPITDISIEGPQVTTLTVPSQQRSLSAGSGKESAGSSSGNTPRGKDHLYFQYAQKDKGKEESLENQMPRTNISQNSQTPVNHSSREPCGQATNDILSVILERGNKLRNAMVVSALKCDMDSAPALKDTPLPLPKDNILPPSKFPSPSGIFLQNILHADSTLKHSEDVAVVSDCSLDCPADIDNRAVDLLLGSLNTSPLPLWDGEGSYPESLSGHSSVCGDSELSDPQYDQSLLENLFYKPPMSDIRPSDTEAEGQGTVSSCKDQPKQLTQSGPKTSGGMIRQNTGRSTRSIYLGLACLSLALHLLLAFFCLSVLQTACVLPTSSSSSVPRTDTQHHQSISHSSSSSAVSSHKLPTISQNEEHHKLNATTFHPKEKDPFSGATERGKKLIGAGKTIQKVKGRSKLEALFEHPLYNLPRPELQEDDWLLRLKTNEHAREAGSEEEEEEEEEEEEREDAISNDSEWQSASREERYDKVTWTSDVDTHPLWLRFHLGISRQELYDRKDPNLAQLTHYLATQRIVSAVQKTGGTQLKLVMSFPNYGQALLKPMKQSRDAETDVNLFYFSDFERHNAEIAAFHLDRLLGFNRVPPVVGRLINVTAEIREITTDHRLSRTFFTSPVGNVCFYGQCEYYCSTEHPVCGQPHVLEVSLAAMLPDLTLAPRRSWRSPWRRSYSRIKLAQWEKDPAYCDTVKRTPPYNHGTRLVDLIDMAVLDFLMSNMDRHHYETFEKFGNETFLLHLDHGRAFGRHSRDEPSILTPLQQCCRIRRSTLLRLRLLSLPGFRLSDVMRESLVQDPLVGVAPLLSEPHLSALDRRLAAILQVVQTCQHHHKDVIYNDLEGYNHDYNQQLD; this is encoded by the exons ATGAAGAGCAGAAAACAGAGGTCCGTCAAAGCAGGAAGCAGTAAAAGAAAAG CCCCCAGCGACGTGTCCCCATCCACCAGCCTCCCTCCTCTGGTCGAGGGCCAACTAAGATGCTTCCTGCGGGTGACAATAAGCCGGGTATTATGGACAGTTCACAAGCCTCCGTCTGCAACATTCATCAGGCTGCGGTGGTGGGGAGAGTCATCCAATGGGACACACTTCTTTCCGAGAGATGGATCTCAGGCATCACAGATGACCCTCAAGACCACAGCTCGCTTCCCCATCCGCTGTGGGCCAAAGCAATTCACCTCATATCTTACAG ATATGGGCTCTCTGGTAGTGGAAGTCCTGACAAAACCGGATCATTTGCCGATCGCACGGGCTCAGGTTGCCGGCATCTcacgtctctctctgtcacacccCATCAGTGGATTTTACACCCTTGTATCTCCTACATCTGAGAAGCTGGGAGAGTTACAG GTTTCCCTTAATTTGGAGCCTCTCACAGAAGCCTatgacagcagcagctcaggCCCCATCACCGATATCAGCATTGAAGGACCACAGGTCACCACACTGACTGTGCCCTCGCAGCAAAGATCTCTCTCAGCTGGCAGCGGGAAAGAATCAGCTGGGAGCAGCAGTGGAAACACACCAAG GGGGAAAGACCACTTGTATTTCCAATATGCCCAGAAAGACAAAGGCAAAGAAGAGTCACTGGAGAATCAGATGCCAAGAACAAACATATCTCAGAACAGTCAAACACCTGTGAACCATTCAAGCCGGGAGCCATGTGGCCAAGCAACCAATGATATCCTCTCAG TTATTCTAGAGCGTGGAAATAAGCTAAGAAATGCTATGGTGGTTTCAGCTTTGAAATGTGACATGGATTCTGCCCCAGCTCTGAAAGACACCCCTCTGCCTCTTCCAAAGGATAAcatcctcccaccgtccaa GTTCCCTTCTCCATCTGggatatttcttcaaaatattCTTCATGCTGATTCAACTCTGAAGCACTCTGAGGATGTTGCAGTGGTCTCAGACTGCAGCTTAGACTGTCCTGCTGACATAGATAACAGAGCTGTGGATCTGCTCCTTGGCAG cttAAACACATCTCCTTTGCCTCTCTGGGATGGAGAGGGTTCCTACCCTGAATCTCTGTCTGGCCATAGCAGTGTGTGTGGCGATAGTGAACTCAGTGATCCACAATATGATCAGAGCCTACTGGAAAATTTGTTCTACAAACCTCCT ATGTCCGATATCAGACCAAGTGATACTGAGGCAGAGGGTCAAGGAACAGTGTCCTCATGTAAAGATCAGCCTAAACAGCTGACACAGTCTGGACCTAAGACTAGTGGAGG cATGATAAGACAGAACACGGGTCGATCCACTCGATCCATCTATCTGGGTCTGGCGTGTCTGTCCCTCGCTCTCCACCTCCTTCTGgcatttttttgtctctctgtcctccagaCAGCCTGTGTCCTTCCCACCTCGTCTTCCTCCTCAGTTCCAAGAACAGATACTCAGCACCATCAGTCTATCtcccactcctcctcttcctctgctgtctcttcACATAAACTGCCAACGATCTCCCAGAATGAAGAGCATCACAAACTGAATGCCACAACGTTTCACCCTAAGGAGAAAGACCCATTCAGTGGTGCCACTGAGAGGGGAAAGAAACTGATTGGAGCTGGAAAAACGATTCAAAAGGTCAAGGGTCGTTCTAAGCTGGAGGCGCTGTTTGAGCACCCGCTGTACaacctgccacgcccagagctGCAAGAAGATGATTGGCTGCTGAGGTTGAAGACAAATGAACATGCAAGGGAGGCAGgaagtgaagaggaggaggaagaggaggaggaggaagaggagagggaagacgCCATCAGTAATGACAGTGAGTG GCAGAGTGCCAGTCGGGAGGAACGCTACGACAAAGTCACTTGGACGAGCGACGTGGATACCCACCCTCTGTGGCTGCGGTTCCACCTGGGCATTTCTCGGCAGGAGCTGTATGACAGGAAGGATCCCAACCTGGCCCAGCTGACTCATTATTTGGCAACGCAACGTATCGTCAGTGCTG TTCAGAAGACAGGAGGAACCCAGCTCAAACTGGTCATGTCGTTCCCCAACTACGGACAAGCTCTGCTGAAACCCATGAA ACAATCCAGAGATGCAGAGACGGACGTAAACCTCTTCTACTTCTCAGACTTTGAAAGACACAACGCAGAGATCGCTGCCTTCCACCTTGACAG ATTGTTGGGCTTTAACAGGGTCCCTCCGGTGGTCGGTCGACTCATCAATGTCACCGCAGAGATCAGAGAGATCACCACTGACCACAGGCTGTCTAGGACCTTCTTCACGTCCCctg TGGGGAATGTGTGTTTCTATGGCCAGTGTGAGTACTACTGTTCAACTGAGCACCCAGTGTGCGGTCAGCCACATGTACTGGAGGTTTCCCTGGCTGCCATGCTACCTGACCTCACCCTCGCTCCCCGCAGGTCCTGGAGGTCTCCGTGGAGACGCTCCTACAGTCGCATCAAGCTCGCACA GTGGGAGAAGGACCCGGCGTACTGTGACACAGTGAAACGGACGCCTCCTTACAACCACGGCACCAGACTGGTGGATCTCATAGACATGGCTGTGCTGGACTTCCTCATGA GCAACATGGACAGACATCACTATGAGACGTTTGAGAAATTTGGCAATGAGACTTTTCTGCTGCATCTGGATCACGGACGGGC GTTTGGGCGTCACTCTCGAGATGAGCCGTCTATTCTAACTCCTTTGCAACAGTGTTGCAG GATCCGTCGCTCCACCCTCCTCCGCTTGCGCCTCTTATCTCTCCCTGGCTTCCGTCTGAGTGATGTCATGCGTGAGTCATTGGTCCAGGATCCTCTGGTAGGGGTGGCCCCCCTTCTCTCTGAACCACACCTCTCTGCTTTGGACCGACGCCTTGCAGCCATCCTACAGGTGGTGCAGACCTGTCAGCATCACCACAAAGACGTAATTTACAACGATTTGGAGGGATATAATCACGACTACAATCAACAGCTTGACTGA